The Algiphilus sp. sequence AGAGCGAGCTCGACCTCGTCGAGGTGTCGCCCAATGCAGACCCGCCGGTCTGCAAGATCATGGACTACGGCAAGTTCATCTACCAGAAGGACAAGGCCCAGCAGGCCGCACGCAAGAAGCAGAAGCTGATCCAGGTCAAGGAAGTGAAGTTCCGGCCCAACACGGATGCCGGCGACTACAACACCAAGATGCGCGCGGTGCTGCGCTTCCTTGAGGAAGGCGACAAGGTCAAGGTCACGGTTCGTTTCCGCGGCCGTGAGATGGCGCATCCCGAGATCGGTCGCGAGCTCCACGAGCGTGTTCGCGAAGAGATCGCCGAGATCGCGCAGGTGGAACAGATGCCCAAACTCGAGGGGCGGCAGATGATCATGGTCGTCGCCCCCAAGAAGCGCCAGGTCGTCTAGGCGGCCCGGTACCACAAGCCGCCCCGGCTCCCGAAATGCACGCGACGTGCTGCCGGCGGTGGTGTCAAACGCAAGAGAGGTAGTTTCATGCCCAAGATGAAGACCAACCGGGGCGCTGCCAAGCGCTTCAAGCGTACGGGGGGTGGCGGCTTCAAGCGTGCCGCTTCGCACCGGCGCCACATCCTCACCAAGAAGGCGCC is a genomic window containing:
- the infC gene encoding translation initiation factor IF-3 encodes the protein MAQDRNDRRNGDITSPRVRVIGPDGEQIGVMLTRDALAKASESELDLVEVSPNADPPVCKIMDYGKFIYQKDKAQQAARKKQKLIQVKEVKFRPNTDAGDYNTKMRAVLRFLEEGDKVKVTVRFRGREMAHPEIGRELHERVREEIAEIAQVEQMPKLEGRQMIMVVAPKKRQVV
- the rpmI gene encoding 50S ribosomal protein L35, with the translated sequence MPKMKTNRGAAKRFKRTGGGGFKRAASHRRHILTKKAPKRKRQLRTVRTMHASDVREAKQLLPYS